The proteins below come from a single Halobacillus salinarum genomic window:
- a CDS encoding proline dehydrogenase family protein has product MILEAISKNFFLYLSKNKVLDRMAKRFGTKFGADKIVGGETFSQAIPLIETLNHEGLQVTVDHLGEFVNSKKEARERAQECIETIQAISHHQLNSEVSLKLTSLGLDIDEELVMENMEQILEEAEKLGITVTIDMEDSSRCERTLAIYKALKENYPNLGTVIQSYLYKSEEYVDELDPYRPYLRLVKGAYKESGKVAFQEKQKVDENLKGLIKKNLLNGHYTAIASHDDAILDYTKRLVKEHGIPNDQFEFQMLYGMRNQTQHELLKEGYTVRVYLPYGEDWYGYFMRRLAERPANIAFAVKGIFTK; this is encoded by the coding sequence TACCTTTCCAAAAATAAAGTGTTGGACCGCATGGCAAAGCGGTTTGGAACGAAGTTTGGGGCTGACAAGATTGTAGGCGGAGAGACATTCTCCCAGGCAATTCCGTTGATTGAGACACTGAACCATGAGGGGCTGCAGGTGACTGTGGACCATCTTGGCGAATTCGTAAATTCGAAGAAAGAAGCTCGGGAACGTGCTCAGGAATGTATAGAGACCATTCAGGCTATTTCCCACCATCAGTTGAATTCCGAAGTCTCATTAAAGTTGACTTCATTAGGGCTTGATATTGACGAAGAGCTCGTGATGGAAAATATGGAGCAGATTCTCGAGGAAGCGGAGAAGCTGGGAATCACAGTGACGATCGATATGGAGGATTCCTCCAGATGCGAACGAACTCTCGCAATCTATAAAGCTTTAAAGGAAAATTATCCAAATTTAGGTACCGTTATTCAATCGTACCTTTATAAGTCTGAAGAGTATGTGGACGAATTGGATCCGTACCGCCCATACTTACGGCTCGTCAAAGGAGCCTATAAAGAATCAGGCAAAGTCGCCTTTCAGGAAAAACAGAAGGTGGATGAGAACTTAAAAGGCCTGATTAAGAAAAATCTGTTGAACGGTCATTATACGGCGATTGCCAGTCATGATGACGCGATCCTTGATTACACGAAAAGACTGGTCAAGGAGCATGGCATTCCGAACGACCAGTTTGAGTTTCAAATGCTTTACGGCATGCGGAACCAAACGCAGCATGAGCTGTTGAAGGAAGGCTATACCGTTCGTGTCTATCTCCCGTACGGAGAAGACTGGTACGGCTATTTCATGAGACGGTTGGCAGAAAGACCCGCAAACATTGCTTTTGCAGTCAAAGGAATCTTTACGAAATAA